The window CATCtacaaatatcaaaactatTGACGAATCCTTTtgactgttttctttttcttcatcatttacATTTGCCTCCTTCTTGGTAAACTTTCTGTCTGGATTTCAATCAGATCTGATGCATTTTCCCTTCATTGTCTTTCATTTCTCCTGTTCCTCTTCTTGGACATTCCTTATGATTCGGATCCTTCTTGATTATCATATATCACGtttctgtttgttttgatTCAGCTTTCGCAAATGTGTTTCTGTTCTTtctgatttcattttttttttatcactacTGGGTCTTTTATTACTGCTTCTTTCATTGCCCTAATTAAATCTCTCTGTCTCTCTCTTTCGGTCTGCACGCTTGAGGAGGATAACCGTTTCTCTGGcggattttgttttcttctttaattgtGCTGAGCAATGATATTAGACCTGCAGTCTTGTGTTGGAAACCTGCCGTGTCGTTTATTCAgaattgatattgatattttcattttctgaaCCGGAAATTcggattttgttttcttctttaaaatttttaagttCACTGTTGAATTTCTATAACCTTTATCATCTGGTATCTGAAATCTACTCGACTTGCTCTGATTTTAGCATTGAAGATTTAGTGCCCACCAAAGCCACTGATTCCAATGGGTTCTTCCAATGGAGAGAATCGTCCTGCTGTTGGAGATGAGCAACCATTTAGGATCTTTGTGGGCTATGATGTTCGTGAAGATCTTGCGTATCAGGTCTGTCGCCATTCCATCTTGAAGCGATCTTCAATCCCTGTTGAGATCATACCAATCAAGCAAGCAGATCTGAGAAAGAATGGTGTCTATTGGCGTGAGAGAGGACAAACTGAAAGCACAGAATTCTCGTTTTCACGGTTCTTAACTCCTTATTTGGCAAATTTTAAAGGATGGGCAATGTTTGTGGATTGTGATTTCCTGTATCTAGCTGATATTAAGGAACTGAGGGACTTAATTGACAATAAGTTTGCAGTTATGTGTGTCCACCATGATTATACTCCAAAAGAAACTACAAAAATGGATGGTGCAGTTCAAACTGTTTACCCAAGGAAAAATTGGTCTTCAATGGTTTTGTACAATTGTGGGCATCCAAAGAACAAAGTGTTGACACCCGAGATTGTCAACACTCAAACTGGTGCATTTCTTCATAGATTTCAATGGCTTGAGGATAATGAAATTGGGTCAGTCCCATTTGTTTGGAACTTTCTTGAAGGCCATAACAAGAGTGTGGAAGGTGATTTAACCACTCTCCCTAAAGCAATTCATTACACTCGTGGTGGACCATGGTTTGAAGCTTGGAAGAATTGTGAATTTGCAGATCTCTGGCTGAAAGAAATGGAGGAGTATAATAAGGAGGCTGAGAAGAAATCTGAAGAATAGAAATCAAACATGAAAGTAAGTTCTCAAGGTTTAATTGTGGAACTGAATGTTTTTGGATATTTGCTTATAATTCTTTAGATTGGTTATGATTGGTTGAATGGTATATCAGATAGTATGGAGGCCTGGAAAAATGGTGGTTTGATGATTTGTAGTAGTATTGTTACTGGGATTGTAGGAACATCACGATCCTGTAGTACTATTTTACTGTTGTTCTAGATATGTGCTTACTAATTCAGGGGTGAATTTCCTAAACATTCGTAAAGTATTGGTTCGAATCTCCTcccttattttttattgtgtaaTATTGTATAAGAAATCAAGAATCTGCTTTCCAATTTATCTTGTAATATtgtacaagaaaaaaaattatgtccGGAATGTCAGGTTCTTAGCTTGTATGCCCAAAATTTAATGATTGAGAAGGTATTTGAGAAggtatttgtttctttgtttcatatttctaTTTACAAGGATGAGgcaaattattgaattatagAAGATACAAAATTAGGGGACCCAATTGCTATTGATTTTCAATTCCAATTATATATCTCTGAACTGTGACAATGTTTAACAACAGGGGAAACAgatctaattattattctattattatttgatcggatatgaatatgatttaaatttaacgCAAAAATTTCTgtcttgtaatttttttttatcttatttggATTGGAAAAGAGTGACAAAAGGATGATTtgatctctctttttttcttctttaaccTCCCCATAAATTGTATGTTTATAACTAAGGGGCCATAATTGTCTCAACTAGGTATATTGTTTTGATTCTTTGAAGCAATATATCTTGAAATTTCCTTTGATTCTTTCTCAAGGGAATATTTAGATGCATTTGTCTATACATGCTACTCTCAATCACTcagcaacaaaagaaaaaaaaaattataaaagtgaaGAGATTGCCACTTTTCAAGTTATGATTAGGTACTACTCAAGATGCATCAAGTGTTTTGTTCCAAAGATATGTGAATAGAATTGTTACTTGGGCATCCTCTCTCCTAGCCatgaataaaatgaaaggaaaaaaaaaaaaccaagtaGCTAGTGACATTCTACACAACCATGAAATTTACTGGTTTTATGAACCTATGAAATGTTTTAGTTGAAGTTGTATGGACGGGCACATGTTATTGCAAGTACCATAGGACACAAGCGACGGGCACTACATATTATTGCAAGCACCATAGGACACAAGAGACTACCATTCAAAATGCATTCACCTccttttctcaatttctttcttccacaTTTCTCTCAGTTTcaagaaattatttaaagaagCTCATCAAATAATGACTGAATTTATTCCACTGAACTAAATTTATGACTTCACCAAACACCCAACCAAAGGTGGCTACCATTGAAGAACTTTTTATTCGGTTGAGCTCTCATATTCacatctttattttctttttaggttaaaatatatttttatgtttgttctattttagtctttctattttttattattcaattttggttctgtattttaaataaaaattaaaaattaaaaattgtctATGATACTAAATTA of the Cucumis sativus cultivar 9930 chromosome 3, Cucumber_9930_V3, whole genome shotgun sequence genome contains:
- the LOC101206166 gene encoding protein CDI; the encoded protein is MGSSNGENRPAVGDEQPFRIFVGYDVREDLAYQVCRHSILKRSSIPVEIIPIKQADLRKNGVYWRERGQTESTEFSFSRFLTPYLANFKGWAMFVDCDFLYLADIKELRDLIDNKFAVMCVHHDYTPKETTKMDGAVQTVYPRKNWSSMVLYNCGHPKNKVLTPEIVNTQTGAFLHRFQWLEDNEIGSVPFVWNFLEGHNKSVEGDLTTLPKAIHYTRGGPWFEAWKNCEFADLWLKEMEEYNKEAEKKSEE